From Leptodactylus fuscus isolate aLepFus1 chromosome 11, aLepFus1.hap2, whole genome shotgun sequence, one genomic window encodes:
- the LOC142184468 gene encoding rho-related GTP-binding protein RhoG-like: MQTIKCVVVGDGAVGKTCLLISYTTNAFPEEYIPTVFDNYSAQMTVDGRTVSLNLWDTAGQEEYDRLRTLSYPQTNVFIICFSIGSPSSYANVRHKWHPEVSHHCPNVPVLLVGTKKDLRNDAETIKKLKEQSLAPTTNQQGSSLARQIGAVKYLECSALHQDGVREVFAEAVRAFLNPVVKKNPKKCVLL; this comes from the coding sequence ATGCAGACAATAAAGTGTGTAGTGGTTGGTGATGGAGCCGTTGGAAAAACATGCCTTCTTATCAGTTACACCACCAATGCCTTCCCGGAAGAGTATATCCCCACAGTGTTTGACAATTACAGTGCTCAGATGACAGTGGATGGCAGAACGGTTAGCCTTAACCTGTGGGACACTGCCGGTCAGGAGGAATACGACCGCCTGCGCACCCTGTCCTATCCTCAGACCAATGTCTTCATTATATGCTTCTCCATCGGGAGTCCGTCTTCCTACGCCAATGTGAGGCACAAGTGGCACCCGGAGGTTTCCCATCACTGTCCGAACGTGCCTGTCTTACTTGTCGGTACCAAAAAAGATCTTCGAAACGACGCAGAGACTATTAAAAAGTTGAAGGAGCAGAGCCTTGCACCCACCACAAACCAGCAGGGCTCGTCTCTGGCCAGACAGATCGGTGCTGTGAAGTATTTGGAATGCTCTGCCCTGCACCAGGACGGGGTCAGGGAGGTGTTTGCAGAAGCTGTCCGCGCTTTTTTAAATCCTGTGGTAAAGAAGAATCCCAAAAAGTGTGTTCTACTATAG